The genomic window CGAAAATGGGGCAAATATTTTAATTGGTGAAGACCATGTGTACAACGCAGAACTAAGTCACGAAAAGATCGTGCAGACGTTAGACGTGTTGGAGGAATTAGCGCCAATGAACTTGATTTTATGTGGAAAACAGAGTGCATATATCTCAAATACGGTGTCTGAAGAATTATTTGAACGTGCAAGTTTTTACTACCCGCAGCTAGAAAAAGTAGCGGATTTATATGCGTTGACTCAAGAGAAAGATACGATCTTCAAGTTTGCTTTATCATTTGATGAGCAGGAAGCCGCAGAAAAACTATCAGCCTTGAAACAGTCTTTAGGTGAGGGCTTGATACCAGTTTCTAGTGGTCATGGAGATATCGATTTGATTATTCCTGGTGTCCATAAATTAAATGGGTTGCAGTTGTTAGGGGAAAAATGGGGGATCCTTGATGATGAGATCGCGACGTTTGGTGATAGTGGGAATGACATTGAAATGATCCAACAAATCAAACACAGCTTTGCCATGGAAAATGGACAACCAAAGATCAAAGAAGCAGCTTCAACGATTATTGGTTCAAATAATACAGAAGCTGTTCTTGATACGATCCAAGCAATCATAGAGGAAAGCTAAAAAATATTCTGTTAGTCTACTGGACTACAAGAAATAAGCACCACAAACCGAAATAGGTTTCTATTTTGGTTTGTGGTGCTTGTTTCTTGGAAGTACGTGGTTATTTTTTGATAATCATATTGATGGCTTGTTCCATTTTTTTTGCTTGTTCGTCGGCGCTGTTTTCTGGATGTTCCAAACAATTTTTTAAATTTTCAGCAACGATCATTCCCATCACGCGATCGATGCTAGAGCGAACAGCGCTTAATTGAGTAATGATATCGATACATTCTTTTTCGTCGTCAATCATTTTTTGTATTCCACGAATTTGTCCTTCCGTACGTTTTAAACGATTTAGGATTGTCTTATTATCAATAGTCATCATGGACCTCCAACTTAGTTTTTTTAAATAATACCCTATATAGGTATCATTTGCAAATATAGACTGTTTTTTATTTTTGGATAAAAATTAAATAGTTGACAATCCAGGTTTTTTCGCGTTGAATATACCCCGTAAGGTATTTACGAGGTGGGAAAAGGAGAATATTTAATATGGCATTATTTCAATTTGGTCAATCAGTGACAACGAAGGATTTACAAGAAAAATTAAACGGGGACATTCAACTGGTGGATGTGCGATCGCCAGAAGAATACCGGGGAGGGCATATCAAACAAGCGAAAAATGTTCCTTTATATCGAATTACTAGCTATAAAGGTAATAAACAAGACCCAGTGTATGTGATTTGTCAGTCAGGAATCCGCAGTAAACAAGCGGCAAAAGAATTGAAAGAACTTGGGTATCAGGTAATCAATGTCCGTGGTGGAATGAATCAATGGCTTGGACAAAGAGTTGGAGGGAAATAAGATGAAATATGTGATCGTTGGCGGTGTCGCCGGTGGGATGTCTGCGGCTACTCGGTTAAGACGTTTGCAAGAAGATGCAGAAATCATTGTTTTTGAAAAAGGTTCGTATGTTTCTTTTGCTAACTGTGGTCTTCCGTATTATCTTTCTGGGGAAATCAGCGAAAGAGAAAACTTATTGATCCAAACCCCCGAAAGTTTAGCTGCACGCTTTCGCTTAGATGTACGCGTGGAACATGAAGTGACAGCGATTTTTCCAGAAACAAAAGAAATAGAAGTTTCTCATGGAGGAAAATCTCATAGAGAATCGTATGACGCTCTTTTGCTTTCTCCAGGAGCTAAACCTTTTATTCCAGAAATCACAGGTTTATCTGAAGCAAGAAATGTCTTTACTGTGAGAAATGTTCCAGATGTTGATGCCATCATGCAAAAATTAAAGGAACACC from Enterococcus sp. DIV1094 includes these protein-coding regions:
- a CDS encoding rhodanese-like domain-containing protein, which produces MALFQFGQSVTTKDLQEKLNGDIQLVDVRSPEEYRGGHIKQAKNVPLYRITSYKGNKQDPVYVICQSGIRSKQAAKELKELGYQVINVRGGMNQWLGQRVGGK
- a CDS encoding Cof-type HAD-IIB family hydrolase; protein product: MSIKMIAVDMDGTFLNDQKKYNEPRFNRLFQQLQEKGIRFVVASGNQYFQLRSFFPELYKSIAFVAENGANILIGEDHVYNAELSHEKIVQTLDVLEELAPMNLILCGKQSAYISNTVSEELFERASFYYPQLEKVADLYALTQEKDTIFKFALSFDEQEAAEKLSALKQSLGEGLIPVSSGHGDIDLIIPGVHKLNGLQLLGEKWGILDDEIATFGDSGNDIEMIQQIKHSFAMENGQPKIKEAASTIIGSNNTEAVLDTIQAIIEES
- a CDS encoding metal-sensitive transcriptional regulator; the encoded protein is MTIDNKTILNRLKRTEGQIRGIQKMIDDEKECIDIITQLSAVRSSIDRVMGMIVAENLKNCLEHPENSADEQAKKMEQAINMIIKK